The Monomorium pharaonis isolate MP-MQ-018 chromosome 5, ASM1337386v2, whole genome shotgun sequence genome includes a window with the following:
- the LOC105839742 gene encoding purine nucleoside phosphorylase isoform X1, protein MPFPETANGHDSFPAAKQLTNNDVLQTNLKHARHTYTFETLQESAQYLLDRINIRPKIGIICGSGMGSYEQNELCPGLIAESLMDKQCFPYEEIPHFPVSTVKGHTGQMVFGYLQGVPVMCMQGRFHYYEGYPLWKCAMPVRVMKLVGVTHLIATNAAGGLNPTYKVGDIMIVKDHVNMMGFAGNNPLQGPNDDRFGPRFPPMSKAYDATLMEIGRQVAQEMGIGDIVHEGVYTCLGGPNFETVAELKMLRMVGVDAVGMSTVHEVITARHCDLTVFTFSLITNLCVTDYEDYGEANHEEVMDVGKARQPILQAFVSRIVICLRDMLQLETK, encoded by the exons ATGCCGTTTCCGGAAACCGCCAATGGTCATGATAGTTTTCCGGCTGCCAAACAGTTGACTAATAATGATGTGCTGCAAACAAATCTGAAGCATGCACGACATAC gTACACTTTCGAAACGTTACAGGAATCAgcacaatatttattagatcGCATCAACATTAGACCGAAAATAGGAATTATATGCGGCTCGGGAATGG GATCATATGAGCAAAACGAGTTGTGTCCAGGTTTGATTGCGGAATCCCTCATGGACAAGCAGTGTTTCCCTTATGAAGAAATCCCACATTTTCCGGTGTCTACGGTGAAAGGCCATACCGGTCAGATGGTCTTTGGTTATCTTCAAGGCGTACCAGTCATGTGCATGCAGGGGAGATTTCATTACTATGAAGGTTATCCACTTTGGAAG TGTGCTATGCCAGTGAGAGTGATGAAATTGGTAGGTGTGACACATTTAATCGCTACGAACGCTGCTGGTGGTTTAAATCCTACTTACAAAGTAGGTGATATCATGATAGTGAAGGATCATGTGAACATGATGGGTTTTGCCGGCAACAACCCGCTTCAAGGACCGAATGATGACAG ATTTGGCCCTCGATTTCCACCCATGAGCAAAGCCTACGATGCCACGTTGATGGAGATTGGTAGACAGGTAGCTCAAGAAATGGGCATTGGTGATATCGTACACGAAGGAGTTTACACGTGTTTGGGTGGGCCTAATTTCGAGACGGTAGCAGAGTTGAAAATGTTACGAATGGTTGGCGTCGATGCAGTTG GCATGTCCACGGTTCACGAGGTGATCACTGCTCGACATTGCGATCTCACCGTGTTCACGTTTAGTTTAATCACTAACCTGTGTGTTACTGATTACGAAGATTACGGCGAGGCGAACCATGAGGAAGTAATGGACGTCGGTAAAGCGCGACAACCGATTCTTCAAGCATTTGTGTCtagaattgtaatttgtctTAGGGATATGTTGCAATTGGAAACCAAATAA
- the LOC105839742 gene encoding purine nucleoside phosphorylase isoform X2 has translation MPFPETANGHDSFPAAKQLTNNDVLQTNLKHARHTYTFETLQESAQYLLDRINIRPKIGIICGSGMGLIAESLMDKQCFPYEEIPHFPVSTVKGHTGQMVFGYLQGVPVMCMQGRFHYYEGYPLWKCAMPVRVMKLVGVTHLIATNAAGGLNPTYKVGDIMIVKDHVNMMGFAGNNPLQGPNDDRFGPRFPPMSKAYDATLMEIGRQVAQEMGIGDIVHEGVYTCLGGPNFETVAELKMLRMVGVDAVGMSTVHEVITARHCDLTVFTFSLITNLCVTDYEDYGEANHEEVMDVGKARQPILQAFVSRIVICLRDMLQLETK, from the exons ATGCCGTTTCCGGAAACCGCCAATGGTCATGATAGTTTTCCGGCTGCCAAACAGTTGACTAATAATGATGTGCTGCAAACAAATCTGAAGCATGCACGACATAC gTACACTTTCGAAACGTTACAGGAATCAgcacaatatttattagatcGCATCAACATTAGACCGAAAATAGGAATTATATGCGGCTCGGGAATGG GTTTGATTGCGGAATCCCTCATGGACAAGCAGTGTTTCCCTTATGAAGAAATCCCACATTTTCCGGTGTCTACGGTGAAAGGCCATACCGGTCAGATGGTCTTTGGTTATCTTCAAGGCGTACCAGTCATGTGCATGCAGGGGAGATTTCATTACTATGAAGGTTATCCACTTTGGAAG TGTGCTATGCCAGTGAGAGTGATGAAATTGGTAGGTGTGACACATTTAATCGCTACGAACGCTGCTGGTGGTTTAAATCCTACTTACAAAGTAGGTGATATCATGATAGTGAAGGATCATGTGAACATGATGGGTTTTGCCGGCAACAACCCGCTTCAAGGACCGAATGATGACAG ATTTGGCCCTCGATTTCCACCCATGAGCAAAGCCTACGATGCCACGTTGATGGAGATTGGTAGACAGGTAGCTCAAGAAATGGGCATTGGTGATATCGTACACGAAGGAGTTTACACGTGTTTGGGTGGGCCTAATTTCGAGACGGTAGCAGAGTTGAAAATGTTACGAATGGTTGGCGTCGATGCAGTTG GCATGTCCACGGTTCACGAGGTGATCACTGCTCGACATTGCGATCTCACCGTGTTCACGTTTAGTTTAATCACTAACCTGTGTGTTACTGATTACGAAGATTACGGCGAGGCGAACCATGAGGAAGTAATGGACGTCGGTAAAGCGCGACAACCGATTCTTCAAGCATTTGTGTCtagaattgtaatttgtctTAGGGATATGTTGCAATTGGAAACCAAATAA